A region from the Rosa rugosa chromosome 6, drRosRugo1.1, whole genome shotgun sequence genome encodes:
- the LOC133717964 gene encoding ras-related protein RABA3, with the protein MNQEMNGVEAERYQKENLSNGHHVQEKIDYVFKVVVIGDSAVGKTQILSRFTKNEFCFDSKSTIGVEFQTRSVTIKGKLIKAQIWDTAGQERYRAVTSAYYRGALGAMLVYDITKRPTFDHVARWVEELRAHADSSIVIMLIGNKADLGDQRNVPTEDAVEFAEEQELFFSETSAFSGNNVDSAFFRVLEEIYSRVTSKKALECGNGKKPIDGIGAKIDVISGSDLEISEMKKLSACSC; encoded by the exons ATGAACCAGGAAATGAATGGGGTTGAAGCTGAGAGGTATCAGAAGGAGAATCTCAGCAATGGTCATCATGTTCAGGAGAAGATAGACTATGTGTTCAAGGTGGTGGTTATTGGAGACTCAGCTGTGGGGAAGACTCAGATACTGTCGAGGTTTACTAAGAATGAGTTTTGCTTCGACTCCAAGTCTACTATTGGGGTTGAGTTTCAGACCAGGAGTGTCACTATTAAAGGAAAACTCATCAAGGCCCAGATCTGGGATACTGCTGGCCAAGAAAG GTATCGAGCTGTTACAAGTGCCTATTACAGAGGTGCACTCGGGGCAATGCTGGTATACGACATCACCAAGAGGCCGACGTTCGATCATGTGGCTAGGTGGGTCGAGGAGCTCCGGGCACATGCGGACAGCTCGATCGTGATCATGCTGATCGGGAACAAGGCTGATCTCGGCGATCAGAGGAATGTTCCGACTGAAGATGCAGTCGAGTTTGCCGAGGAGCAAGAGCTGTTCTTCTCTGAGACATCGGCCTTCAGCGGCAACAATGTGGACAGTGCATTCTTTAGGGTACTAGAGGAGATATACAGTAGAGTGACGTCTAAAAAAGCACTGGAATGTGGGAATGGGAAGAAACCCATTGATGGGATTGGAGCAAAAATTGATGTCATTTCTGGGTCTGATTTGGAAATTAGCGAGATGAAGAAGTTGTCTGCTTGCTCTTGTTGA